A section of the Centroberyx gerrardi isolate f3 chromosome 8, fCenGer3.hap1.cur.20231027, whole genome shotgun sequence genome encodes:
- the foxb2 gene encoding forkhead box protein B2 has translation MPRPGKNSYSDQKPPYSYISLTAMAIQNSSEKMLPLSDIYKFIMDRFPYYRENTQRWQNSLRHNLSFNDCFIKIPRRPDQPGKGSFWALHPDCGDMFENGSFLRRRKRFKLLRSEHMACKSSPMMHYFHHHHHHHHPGGKLGTASGHHEHPAGPASTVGRLPHFQGYGGITCAQPGGFKHPFAIENIIGRDYKGVMASGLPLTSVMHHLGYPVPAQLSSVVNSMWPHVGMLSESMGGVPVPASSEYAPFSVSMKGLYHNANGQTLPAVPVPIKPTPSLGPMPGLTGLQSGPAQLCSPASMLEKSDPLEGKGNPLHPALLLS, from the coding sequence ATGCCCCGTCCCGGTAAGAACTCTTACAGCGACCAGAAGCCTCCTTACTCCTACATCTCTCTGACGGCGATGGCTATCCAGAACTCATCCGAGAAGATGCTGCCTCTGAGTGACATTTATAAGTTCATCATGGACCGGTTTCCGTACTACCGAGAGAACACGCAGCGGTGGCAGAACTCCCTGCGACACAACCTCTCCTTCAACGACTGCTTCATCAAGATCCCCCGGCGGCCTGACCAGCCGGGGAAAGGCAGCTTCTGGGCCCTGCACCCGGACTGCGGAGACATGTTTGAGAACGGCAGCTTCCTGAGGAGAAGGAAACGCTTTAAGCTGCTGCGCTCCGAGCATATGGCCTGCAAGAGCTCCCCGATGATGCATTACttccatcaccaccaccatcaccaccatccGGGCGGCAAGCTGGGCACAGCATCCGGCCACCACGAGCACCCAGCCGGCCCCGCCAGCACCGTGGGCCGGCTACCTCACTTCCAGGGTTACGGGGGCATTACTTGCGCTCAGCCCGGCGGGTTTAAACACCCATTCGCCATCGAGAACATTATAGGTCGGGACTACAAGGGTGTGATGGCCAGCGGGCTGCCCCTCACCTCGGTCATGCACCACCTGGGCTACCCCGTGCCCGCGCAGCTCAGCAGCGTGGTCAATTCCATGTGGCCGCACGTCGGGATGTTGTCGGAGTCCATGGGTGGCGTGCCCGTGCCCGCATCCTCCGAGTACGCGCCCTTCAGCGTGTCAATGAAGGGCCTTTACCACAACGCCAACGGGCAAACCCTGCCCGCCGTGCCCGTGCCAATAAAACCCACCCCGTCTCTGGGTCCCATGCCCGGTCTGACAGGGCTGCAGTCCGGCCCGGCGCAGCTCTGCTCCCCGGCCTCAATGCTGGAGAAAAGCGATCCTCTAGAGGGGAAAGGCAACCCTCTACACCCGGCTCTCCTCCTATCCTAA